One window from the genome of Yarrowia lipolytica chromosome 1B, complete sequence encodes:
- a CDS encoding uncharacterized protein (Compare to YALI0B09449g, similar to Saccharomyces cerevisiae YGR042W; ancestral locus Anc_4.187, no similarity), translating into MSRIPVEGKVDEYVVLYTPQVRQKQKKWHDGSAKFHHFNNLLVLYDDSNHKIDSTFLGRGRVLEIGEELQIDNHLISLEDLTKTTTRDISGIYTREQNTGLGSNAPPTPRVLQQTILPHVTETTKQLSNVSKRLKLSLATPVKTTTRTTGTLGPTRLVLEQVNEVPFRAPRTATEGAVAQASPPFSQSTTQTRTPLQTTVSHLRNHSSPHTPTQCYTSEDDGKVVETTPVRSPTSSPIRARIQAQPAAAPLVSAAPNPLAPFKRPYQSSARDTFLNTEPAPPIESVMVRARRAGMAPPPNEAELTVREVLTCSAIDIQRRSPSLDDLDDNFPELQDYSELNPEPSHGCTSVNDYPDFDDIEVNVKPEPLSPTFQVKDEPLSPVFVVPRTRNFDADIDILSQLHITIDDSDGYEGMDSFARTTEVIDLVSDEEEEWNTEAGLMSPFKDRHMRSPVVSHFNDRDMSSPILSPVLSPIASRHRYQDNDIMSSPVLSPIQSSSLYPSVSSPNDTTRVDSDKLDSDKVADAQHFSAWSDLGNLDNDEEDGIRKVAPVEEVQTHTLHDSDIESPTKVLDTQSHTTTKATHSQSPTKESATNKSHTQGQAKRHNDSQATTDYKSIGTTSMIKEASDEPQAQPPSKCSSFLDKPFSVPFAKRGSINTASRAASRTTTRQTSTASTPSSKLTISENGPWTKETLELFAWRG; encoded by the coding sequence ATGTCGCGCATTCCCGTGGAGGGCAAAGTGGACGAGTACGTGGTTCTATACACCCCACAGGTGCGACAGAAGCAGAAAAAATGGCACGACGGCTCCGCCAAGTTCCACCACTTCAACAACTTGCTGGTGCTCTATGACGACTCAAATCACAAGATCGACAGCACGTTTCTGGGCCGTGGGAGGGTGCTGGAGATAGGAGAAGAGCTCCAGATTGACAACCATCTCATCAGTCTCGAGGATCTGACAAAGACGACTACAAGGGACATCTCAGGTATTTATACCCGCGAACAGAACACAGGTCTAGGCAGTAATGCACCCCCCACTCCGCGAGTGTTACAACAGACAATCTTGCCACATGTGACCGAGACGACCAAACAGCTGTCCAATGTGTCCAAGAGGCTCAAACTAAGTCTGGCAACTCCTGTGAAGACCACTACAAGGACCACAGGCACATTAGGACCCACGagacttgttcttgagcaggttAACGAGGTTCCATTTAGGGCGCCTAGAACGGCAACTGAAGGCGCTGTAGCACAGGCAAGTCCTCCATTTAGCCAGTCAACTACACAAACCCGCACACCTCTACAAACAACGGTTTCACACCTCCGAAACCATAGCTCCCCCCACACGCCTACTCAATGCTACACGTCTGAGGATGACGGAAAAGTGGTTGAAACTACTCCCGTGCGATCCCCAACCTCGTCGCCCATCAGAGCGCGTATCCAGGCTCAGCCAGCTGCCGCTCCTCTCGTCTCGGCAGCTCCCAACCCTCTGGCTCCGTTCAAAAGACCCTACCAGTCTTCTGCCAGAGACACCTTCCTTAACACCGAGCCCGCTCCTCCAATTGAGTCCGTCATGGTCCGCGCACGACGAGCAGGTatggctcctccaccgaATGAAGCGGAATTGACAGTCAGAGAAGTTCTCACTTGTTCGGCCATTGATATCCAGAGGAGAAGTCCGTCTTTGGATGACTTGGACGACAACTTTCCAGAGCTCCAAGACTACTCGGAACTGAATCCGGAGCCTAGCCATGGCTGCACTTCTGTCAACGACTACCCTGACTTTGATGATATCGAAGTCAATGTCAAACCTGAACCCTTGTCACCCACGTTCCAAGTAAAAGACGAGCCTCTATCCCCCGTCTTTGTTGTCCCTCGAACTCGCAATTTCGATGCGGATATTGACATACTGTCCCAGCTGCACATAACCATCGACGACTCTGATGGATACGAAGGCATGGACTCGTTTGCAAGAACCACAGAAGTTATTGATTTGGTTtctgacgaggaggaggagtggaacACGGAAGCTGGCCTTATGTCTCCTTTCAAAGACAGACATATGAGATCACCCGTCGTTTCTCATTTCAATGACAGAGACATGAGTTCTCCTATTTTATCTCCTGTTTTATCACCCATTGCGTCTCGTCATAGATATCAAGACAACGACATCATGAGTTCCCCTGTCCTATCTCCAATTCAGTCTTCCTCCTTATATCCGTCGGTTAGCTCTCCCAACGATACTACTCGTGTTGATAGTGATAAACTGGACAGTGACAAGGTGGCAGATGCTCAACACTTCAGTGCCTGGAGTGATTTAGGAAACCTGGACAATGATGAGGAAGATGGCATCAGGAAGGTGGCACCTGTTGAAGAAGTGCAAACGCACACACTTCACGATAGCGACATCGAGAGCCCTACGAAGGTGCTTGACACACAGAGCCACACTACCACGAAAGCGACACATTCCCAAAGCCCCACAAAAGAGAGTGCTACAAACAAAAGTCATACCCAGGGCCAAGCAAAGAGGCACAATGATAGCCAGGCAACCACAGATTACAAATCCATTGGCACTACATCCAtgatcaaggaggcctCAGACGAGCCTCAGGCCCAACCCCCATCCAAATGTTCAAGTTTCTTGGACAAACCTTTCTCGGTCCCTTTTGCTAAACGAGGCTCGATCAATACAGCTTCAAGAGCCGCCTCACGAACAACTACTAGACAAACTTCCACTGCATCCACGCCTTCTTCAAAGCTCACCATCTCCGAGAACGGTCCCTGGACCAAAGAGACTCTCGAGTTGTTTGCATGGAGAGGATGA
- a CDS encoding uncharacterized protein (Compare to YALI0B09471g, similar to uniprot|O60121 Schizosaccharomyces pombe Stomatin family protein), with amino-acid sequence MLSNTSNRAVRHSVRVAHNALRHSSRLSFFQQKQLPMNTIVRFVPQQQAWIVERMGKFNRILDPGLAVLIPFLDKIQYVQSLKETAVEVGSQSAITSDNVTLEMDGILYIRVYDAYKASYGVEDAEYAITQLAQTTMRSEIGQMTLDHVLRERQSLNTNITTAINEAAKDWGVTCLRYEIRDIHPPRTVLDAMHKQVSAERTKRAEILESEGKRQEQINRAEGESEAIRMRAQATADGIRFVAEAINNTKGGADAVSLSVAEKYVDAFGKLAKESNTVVVPAQLSDMGGFIASGMGIYNQVTKQGLKGKAEKEATDKAAADREAAKVAEHA; translated from the coding sequence aTGCTCTCCAACACCTCGAATCGAGCGGTGCGACACAGCGTCCGCGTCGCGCATAATGCTTTGCGACACTCCTCACggctctccttcttccagcagaaacagctgCCCATGAACACAATTGTGCGGTTCGTGCCCCAGCAACAGGCGTGGATCGTGGAGCGAATGGGCAAGTTCAACCGGATTCTGGACCCCGGTCTCGCTGTGCTCATTCCGTTCCTGGACAAGATCCAGTACGTGCAGAGCCTGAAGGAGACGGCCGTGGAGGTGGGTTCCCAGAGTGCAATCACCAGTGATAACGTGACCCTGGAGATGGATGGCATTCTGTACATCCGAGTGTACGACGCATACAAGGCGTCATACGGTGTGGAGGATGCCGAGTATGCCATCACACAGCTGGCCCAGACCACCATGCGATCCGAGATTGGCCAGATGACCCTGGATCATGTTCTGCGAGAACGACAGTCgctcaacaccaacatcaccaccgccatcaacgaggccgccaaggacTGGGGCGTCACCTGCCTGCGGTACGAGATCCGAGACATCCATCCTCCTCGAACCGTGCTTGACGCCATGCACAAACAGGTGTCTGCCGAGCGAACCAAACGAGCCGAGATTCTCGAATCCGAGGGAAAGCGACAGGAGCAGATCAACCGCGCCGAGGGAGAGTCCGAGGCCATCCGAATGCGTGCTCAGGCAACTGCTGACGGTATTCGGTTTGTTGCCGAGgccatcaacaacaccaagggCGGAGCTGACGCCgtttctctgtctgtggccGAGAAGTACGTCGACGCCTTTGGaaagctggccaaggagagTAACACCGTGGTTGTCCCTGCCCAGCTGTCCGATATGGGCGGCTTCATTGCCTCCGGCATGGGCATTTACAACCAGGTCACCAAGCAGGgtctcaagggcaaggcCGAAAAGGAGGCCACAGACAAGGCCGCTGCTGACCGGGAGGCCGCCAAGGTCGCTGAGCACGCCTAA
- a CDS encoding uncharacterized protein (Converted to coding from non-coding YALI0B09493g, similar to uniprot|Q03558 Saccharomyces cerevisiae YHR179w OYE2 NADPH dehydrogenase (old yellow enzyme) isoform 1 relics) yields MANLFKPIKIGALQLQNRIEEYYSQRYAAPGTLLTTEATYISPGSAGAPLPGDGIVPKVGWKRVFDKVHANDSKIFLQLWDIGRVAWAAKLKELGDYVPLGPSAVPQEGDEQAVGHLRALTPDEIKEKIQLYAQAAKNAIEAGADGGEIHGATGYLPDSFLRSKSNLRTDGYGGSVENRSRFILELVDAVSAAVGPERTALRLSPWSTFQDIFVDRSETPEQFTHLIGELQKRADNGKELAYLHLVEARGDFRDNTFPEWQDNEQFRDIWKGNLIRAGGYTRETAIKDADKANNTLISFGRHFLANPDLVEKFKNDYPLNKYDRNTFYVPGAKGYIDYPTDAV; encoded by the exons atggCCAACCTCTTCAAACCCATCAAAATCGGAGCTCTTCAGCTGCAGAACAGAATC GAGGAGTACTATAGCCAACGATATGCTGCCCCAGGCACTCTGCTCACCACCGAAGCCACCTACATTTCCCCCGGATCGGCTGGAGCTCCTCTTCCCGGAGATGGTATTGTCCCG AAGGTCGGCTGGAAGCGCGTATTTGATAAAGTGCACGCCAACGACTCCAAGATATTCCTGCAGCTCTGGGACATTGGCCGAGTGGCCTGGGCTGCCAAACTGAAGGAACTGGGCGATTATGTTCCCCTGGGTCCCTCTGCTGTGCCTCAGGAGGGAGACGAGCAGGCAGTGGGACATCTGCGAGCTCTTACTCCTGACGAAATCAAAGAGAAGATCCAACTGTACGCCCAGGCTGCCAAAAACGCCATTGAGGCGGGTGCTGACGGAGGGGAGATCCATGGAGCTACCGGCTATCTGCCGGACTCTTTCCTTCGAAGCAAGTCCAACCTGCGAACCGACGGGTACGGAGGAAGTGTCGAGAACCGATCTCGTTTTATTCTGGAGCTAGTTGATGCTGTCTCGGCCGCCGTGGGACCTGAACGAACCGCTCTACGACTCTCTCCCTGGTCCACTTTCCAGGACATCTTTGTGGACCGCAGCGAGACCCCCGAACAGTTTACTCATCTGATTGGAGAGCTCCAAAAGCGGGCCGACAACGGAAAAGAGCTCGCTTACCTCCATCTGGTTGAAGCCCGAGGAGACTTCCGAGACAACACCTTTCCCGAGTGGCAGGATAACGAGCAATTCCGAGACATCTGGAAGGGTAATCTCATCAGAGCCGGTGGATACACACGAGAAActgccatcaaggacgccGACAAGGCCAATAACACTCTCATCTCGTTTGGCCGACACTTCCTTGCCAATCCTGATCTCGTTGAGAAGTTCAAGAACGACTATCCACTCAACAAGTATGACCGAAACACCTTCTACGTTCCGGGAGCGAAGGGTTACATTGACTATCCTACTGATGCTGTCTAA
- a CDS encoding uncharacterized protein (Compare to YALI0B09515g, some similarities with uniprot|Q9HBU6 Homo sapiens Ethanolamine kinase (EC 2.7.1.82) (EKI)), with protein sequence MSQPTYPMFLPDESLEIRSDSENEEDLSTSSNVPSSATSLEDEGKLLTHHHVMPEDTVNPRDFVDVRRIIHKIFPQCVFSANDPRVEIAQLKGGITNMLLLVSYPNPSKDGGRDHVLVRAYGNGTSTIIDRDRELATHLHLHSHGLAPTLYARLSNALIYEYIPGKAVEYTDLSRPEIMSGVASRLAEWHHKLDKKAIESEMTRLKALEKPSEQSTSSRDIYELLEEWINVLPRETDAQKKRVEDVTNELAWIKKTISNQGGPIVVGHCDLLSGNIIVPENWTPAELKGHGKSHQKPLTGSQAAFTEENIGHVKREKMTDPAKPAVDGFAPSTLTSFIDYEYSIPTPRAFDLANHFMEWQGFDCVVELIPEPSTSNPVMRTWAAQYLESLAYFEGKSEPTKVTEQAVDSLITEIATWWGMPGFYWGIWAIIQATISEIDFDYAEYAEKRLSEYYKWKKGREAK encoded by the coding sequence ATGTCGCAACCAACATACCCAATGTTCCTTCCGGACGAGTCGCTGGAAATCCGATCGGACTCGGAAAACGAAGAAGACCTCTCAACGTCCTCCAACGTGCCGTCGTCAGCAACCTCGCTCGAAGACGAAGGCAAGCTCCTCACACACCACCACGTCATGCCCGAAGACACGGTCAATCCCCGTGACTTTGTGGACGTGCGACGAATCATCCACAAAATCTTCCCACAGTGTGTGTTTTCGGCCAACGACCCCCGTGTTGAAATCGCTCAGCTCAAGGGTGGTATCACAAACatgctgttgctggtgagCTACCCGAACCCCAGCAAGGACGGCGGTCGAGATCACGTGCTTGTGCGGGCTTACGGCAACGGCACAAGCACCATAATCGACAGAGATCGAGAGCTGGCCacccatcttcatcttcattcCCATGGCCTAGCCCCCACGCTTTACGCTCGACTTTCTAACGCACTcatctacgagtacattcCCGGAAAGGCCGTGGAATACACGGATCTGAGCCGTCCTGAAATTATGAGCGGAGTAGCTAGCCGACTGGCCGAATGGCACCACAAActcgacaagaaggccatcGAGAGCGAAATGACGCGCCTCAAGGCCCTGGAAAAGCCCAGCGAACAGAGCACGTCGTCACGGGACATCtacgagctgctggaggaatGGATCAACGTTCTTCCTCGGGAGACCGAtgcccagaagaagcgggTTGAGGACGTGACCAACGAGTTGGCGTGGATCAAAAAGACCATCTCGAATCAGGGAGGCCCTATTGTCGTGGGTCATTGCGACTTGCTCAGCGGAAACATCATTGTTCCTGAGAACTGGACCCCAGCGGAACTCAAGGGCCATGGCAAGAGTCACCAGAAGCCTCTCACTGGGTCCCAAGCTGCGTTTACGGAGGAAAACATTGGTCACGTaaagagagaaaagatGACTGACCCTGCCAAGCCTGCGGTAGACGGATTTGCTCCATCCACTCTCACCTCCTTCATTGACTATGAGTACTCCATTCCCACTCCCCGAGCATTTGACCTCGCCAACCATTTCATGGAGTGGCAGGGCTTTGACTGTGTGGTTGAGCTCATTCCCGAGccgtccacctccaaccccGTGATGCGAACATGGGCTGCTCAGTATCTCGAGTCTCTGGCGTACTTTGAGGGCAAGTCCGAGCCTACTAAGGTGACGGAGCAGGCCGTGGACTCACTCATCACCGAGATTGCAACCTGGTGGGGCATGCCTGGTTTCTACTGGGGCATCTGGGCCATTATCCAGGCCACTATTTCGGAGATTGACTTTGACTACGCAGAGTATGCTGAGAAGAGACTGTCTgagtactacaagtggaAGAAGGGAAGAGAGGCAAAGTAA
- a CDS encoding uncharacterized protein (Compare to YALI0B09537g, similar to uniprot|Q9URZ3 Schizosaccharomyces pombe Amino-acid permease), which produces MDKSTIEKTEYSGSIVDLPNESLSSTQSASFEDHEAQKEGGHTTKRALKSRHVQLIALGGCIGTGLFVGSGAMLSNSGPASIFIAYIIMSFVIYVVMNALGEMTTYLPLAGAAPPMYVNRFVDDSLAFACGWNYWYAYAILVASEVTAASIVVEYWTDKVPVAVWITIFLVSIVILNIIAVSVFGECEFWFASIKILGIIGLIIVGIVIFFGGAPTHDRLGFRYWKHDAFKEYIVKGDSGRFCGFWNALIRSGFSFILSPELVTISAGETEAPRRNIPKATKRFAYRLIAFYVLGSLVIGVIVSGNDPRLLGAVNSGGEDAAASPFVIGIQNAGIPVLNHIINAVILTSAWSAGNSFLYAGSRTMYSLACHGEAPAVFKRCTPNGVPYLCVAATAAVGCLAFLNVSSGSSEAFTWLSNISTISGFLAWLCVLTAMIRFRKAIWFNHGTFDVLPFKTPFQPWSTWFVLCLVALMCITNGFTVFVGGSFTGSDFVAAYITLPLFAAIYVGHRYIYKRAGFKTPFARPIDEIDITTGLKEAQEVEDMFPERLPRNWLEKVWFWIA; this is translated from the coding sequence ATGGACAAGTCCACCATTGAAAAAACTGAATACAGCGGCTCAATCGTCGATCTGCCAAACGAGTCGCTCAGCTCCACTCAGAGCGCGTCGTTTGAGGATCACGAGGCCCAAAAGGAGGGAGGCCACACCACCAAACGAGCGCTCAAGTCGCGTCACGTGCAGCTAATTGCCCTCGGAGGATGTATTGGAACCGGTCTGTTTGTTGGTTCCGGAGCCATGCTCAGTAACTCGGGCCCtgcctccatcttcatcgCCTACATTATCATGTCCTTTGTCATCTACGTTGTCATGAACGCTCTCGGAGAAATGACCACCTATCTGCCTCTGGCCGGCGCCGCTCCCCCCATGTACGTCAACCGGTTTGTCGACGACTCTCTGGCGTTTGCCTGTGGCTGGAACTACTGGTATGCTTATGCCATTCTGGTGGCCTCAGAAGTCACCGCAGCCTCCATTGTGGTTGAGTACTGGACAGACAAGGTGCCCGTGGCGGTGTGGATCACCATTTTCCTCGTGTCGATTGTCATTCTTAACATCATCGCCGTCTCCGTCTTCGGAGAATGTGAGTTCTGGTTTGCCAGTATCAAGATTCTCGGCATCATCGGTCTCATCATTGTTGGTATCGTCATCTTCTTTGGCGGAGCTCCCACCCACGACCGACTCGGCTTCCGATACTGGAAACACGACGCCTTCAAGGAGTACATTGTCAAGGGCGATTCTGGTCGATTCTGCGGGTTCTGGAACGCGCTGATCCGATCCGGATTCTCCTTCATTCTGTCTCCTGAGCTCGTCACAATCTCTGCCGGAGAAACCGAGGCTCCTCGTCGAAACATTCCCAAGGCCACCAAGCGATTCGCCTACCGACTCATTGCCTTCTACGTGCTGGGATCTCTGGTCATTGGTGTTATTGTGTCTGGAAACGACCCCCGACTTCTGGGAGCCGTCaactctggaggagaagacgccGCAGCCTCTCCCTTCGTCATTGGTATCCAGAACGCCGGAATCCCCGTGCTCAACCATATCATCAACGCCGTGATTCTGACTTCGGCCTGGTCTGCCGGAAACTCCTTCCTCTATGCTGGCTCAAGAACCATGTACTCTCTGGCGTGCCACGGAGAGGCTCCGGCCGTCTTCAAGCGATGCACCCCCAACGGTGTCCCCTACCTGTGTGTGGCTGCCACTGCTGCCGTCGGCTGTCTGGCTTTCCTCAACGTTTCGTCTGGCTCGTCGGAGGCCTTCACCTGGCTGTCTaacatctccaccatctcggGTTTCCTCGCATGGCTGTGTGTGCTGACCGCCATGATCCGATTCCGAAAGGCCATCTGGTTCAACCATGGCACCTTTGACGTGCTGCCCTTCAAGACGCCCTTCCAGCCCTGGTCAACCTGGTTCGTACTGTGCCTCGTCGCGCTCATGTGTATCACTAACGGCTTCACCGTATTTGTGGGAGGCTCTTTCACCGGCTCTGACTTTGTTGCCGCCTACATCACCCTGCCTCTGTTTGCTGCCATCTACGTGGGACATCGATACATCTACAAGCGAGCTGGTTTCAAGACTCCCTTTGCTCGACCCATTGATGAGATTGATATCACCACcggtctcaaggaggcccagGAGGTCGAGGACATGTTCCCCGAGCGACTCCCCAGAAACTGGCTCGAAAAGGTCTGGTTTTGGATTGCCTAA
- a CDS encoding uncharacterized protein (Compare to YALI0B09559g, similar to Saccharomyces cerevisiae BRE1 (YDL074C); ancestral locus Anc_4.268, similar to uniprot|Q07457 Saccharomyces cerevisiae YDL074c BRE1 weak similarity to spindle pole body protein NUF1) produces the protein MEDKRNAESASLGASSGGDSKRARVAARPVSLEDVAEFQKEAIFRAMETYRREKETLEKQLETQGEKERELEERVVRLGTWWDKVADRLALVVGKYEFEKSKVKTEDVKKEEDTERDAGDEDEVEVAPGPTGLATDLELEEKSASISSHFSTLLDLIGDKISKQDKTEVSRLSAGYTDMAEQRHLLVRKIQDLEHEAQTMKNQYLAAAKKLDRYKSPTVKLIEGEDVEEKAEENGDQKTAQMEEKKETEDSPDTKDTGDTKALRETIQVQEEQMKELDAKIAALEHEASLFNAKMADLSESDLLDHSGAFKAAKEQLSDKTGQILALEKSRDAISAEKMALDENRQQYRSTIKREFEKRESELRSQLSRAETDLVRIRTARDEILADLSQKKATEADKLKTIESLKELGEVYKLRIGTLESEVQRWRKEGNEGVNMSSNVEGKSLEELKKEVTVLTLTNQSLMAEIPGMEAAFVSAQKMAENKALDVADRESRLTKLLAEKAKADEKYFAAMRHKDALGAENAKLKAQMVKSSELVNQLQEVDAKTRAKIDVLEKTLSEYVSLHAKQQEAAKRLTSQVAEKTHMLNGAQKYLTTLKEEMKQQGTKLSVGEHRARKLALDNAKLTKQIELSSFGGSSDEIDELRSIAMCSLCSKNWKDTALKVCGHVFCHQCAQDRLDARLRKCPNCNKPFSQNDLLTVHL, from the coding sequence ATGGAGGACAAACGCAACGCTGAAAGCGCAAGTTTGGGCGCTTCTTCCGGCGGCGACAGCAAGCGGGCCCGTGTTGCGGCTCGCCCGGTGTCGCTGGAAGACGTGGCCGAGTTCCAGAAAGAGGCCATTTTCCGGGCCATGGAAACCTATCGACGTGAAAAAGAGACTCTGGAAaagcagctggagacgCAAGGCGAAAAGGAGcgggagctggaggagcgcGTCGTTCGCCTGGGCACGTGGTGGGACAAGGTAGCCGATCggttggccttggtggtgggcAAATATGAGTTTGAGAAATCAAAGGTCAAGACTGAAGAtgtgaagaaggaggaagacacAGAGAGAGACGCCGGTGATGAAGACGAAGTGGAGGTTGCACCTGGACCTACCGGATTGGCTACggacctggagctggaggaaaaAAGTGCCTCTATCTCGAGTCACTTCTCCACCCTTCTTGATCTCATTGGGGACAAGATCTCCAAGCAGGACAAGACGGAAGTGTCGCGTCTCAGTGCGGGATACACGGATATGGCCGAGCAGCGTCATCTGCTGGTCCGGAAGATCCAAGATCTCGAACATGAGGCCCAGACCATGAAAAACCAGTACCTAGCAGcagccaagaagctggatAGGTACAAGTCGCCCACCGTGAAGTTGATTGAGGGCGAAGATGTCGAAGAGAAGGCGGAGGAGAATGGCGACCAAAAGACTGCACAAatggaggaaaagaaggaaacTGAAGATTCCCCAGATACCAAAGATACCGGAGATACTAAGGCCCTGAGAGAAACCATACAAGTCCAGGAGGAACAAATGAAAGAACTGGACGCGAAAattgctgctctggagcaCGAGGCTAGTCTGTTCAATGCGAAAATGGCGGATCTGTCCGAATCCGACCTCCTGGATCACTCTGGAGCATTTAAGGCTGCAAAGGAGCAGCTGAGCGATAAAACAGGGCAGATTTTGGCGCTGGAAAAATCCCGTGACGCCATTTCAGCTGAAAAAATGGCCCTCGACGAAAACAGACAACAATACCGGTCGACTATCAAGCGGGAGTTTGAAAAACGCGAGTCTGAGCTCCGTTCGCAGCTGTCACGGGCCGAAACCGATCTTGTGCGAATCAGAACAGCCAGagacgagattctggcAGACTTGAGCCAGAAAAAGGCCACTGAAGCGGACAAACTTAAGACGATTGAGTCACTGAAAGAATTAGGCGAGGTGTACAAGCTGCGAATTGGCACTTTGGAGTCTGAGGTTCAGCGGTGGAGAAAAGAGGGAAACGAAGGAGTTAACATGTCCAGCAATGTCGAGGGAAAGTCGCTGgaagagctcaagaaggaggtgacGGTCCTGACGCTGACTAATCAGAGTCTAATGGCCGAGATCCCCGGAATGGAGGCTGCGTTTGTGTCTGCGCAGAAGATGGCCGAAAACAAGGCTTTGGACGTGGCAGACCGTGAAAGCAGGTTAACTAAGTTGCTTGcagagaaggccaaggccgatGAAAAGTACTTTGCGGCCATGCGACACAAGGACGCGCTGGGTGCCGAGAacgccaagctcaaggcGCAGATGGTCAAGTCTAGTGAGCTAGTCaaccagctccaggaggTGGATGCCAAGACGCGCGCCAAGATTGACGTGCTCGAGAAGACGTTATCGGAGTACGTTTCTCTTCATGCAAAGCAACAGGAAGCCGCCAAGCGTCTGACTAGCCAGGTGGCCGAAAAAACGCACATGTTGAACGGCGCTCAAAAGTACCTGACGAcgctcaaggaggaaatgAAGCAGCAGGGCACAAAGCTGTCGGTTGGAGAGCATAGAGCTCGAAAACTGGCTCTGGATAATGCCAAACTGACCAAGCAGATCGAGTTGTCTTCTTTTGGAGGCTCTTCTGATGAAATTGACGAGCTGCGGTCTATTGCAATGTGTTCCCTGTGTTCGAAAAACTGGAAAGACACTGCCCTCAAGGTCTGTGGACACGTCTTTTGTCACCAGTGTGCACAGGACCGGCTGGATGCGCGGTTGCGAAAGTGTCCCAACTGCAACAAGCCCTTTTCCCAAAATGATCTGTTGACCGTTCATTTGTAG
- a CDS encoding uncharacterized protein (Compare to YALI0B09581g, no similarity), translating into MEPTKHGTDVPRHNQQHCSRQRTLEIAEYRCKKPSLAPLNPAPHLTTMRIAPQTIQIRPVNTRDGAPSTHNGRTRNARVVVVIIDVVLGKILVTLLAVETLHKPRRRRSKPVGSTRLLSCTPLSGISQMLHGHSMGIPIHRLLLEPLVSVGTLGGRRVGRRVGRRSELHIAHGRVSTAHIHVHHLVAKIRV; encoded by the coding sequence ATGGAACCGACGAAACATGGAACCGATGTACCTCGACATAATCAACAGCATTGTTCTAGACAGCGCACACTCGAGATTGCTGAATATCGCTGCAAAAAACCGTCGCTCGCTCCGCTCAATCCCGCTCCGCACCTAACAACCATGCGAATAGCACCCCAAACAATACAAATCCGTCCGGTAAATACTCGAGATGGAGCACCGTCGACACACAATGGACGAACACGAAATGCACGTGTAGTTGTCGTAATAATAGATGTCGTCCTGGGCAAGATCCTTGTCACACTGCTGGCAGTTGAGACCCTCCACAAGCCCcgcaggagaaggagtaAACCCGTTGGCAGCACAAGGCTCCTGTCGTGTACCCCGCTCAGCGGCATTTCGCAAATGCTGCATGGTCACAGCATGGGCATACCCATCCAcaggttgctgctggaaccGCTTGTTTCTGTTGGCACACTCGGGGGCAGGCGAGTGGGCAGGCGAGTGGGCAGGCGAAGTGAGCTCCATATCGCCCATGGACGTGTATCCACCGCTCATATCCACGTCCATCATCTGGTCGCCAAAATTAGAGTGTAA